ATGCCGGAGTCTTATACGAACAGGTTCCGGTGATAGGTGGAAACTTCATCCTCTGGCAGATGCAGACTGGATCTATCCGTGCCCCTGAGGGGCATCTTGAAGAGAATCTGCCCCTTTTCAGAACGATGAAGGCTTCTCTTCGGCCAAATGAGATATGGGTCCGGCAGCTAACAGACCTGATGATAGGATTGTATCAGCAGCAGATTGCAAATATCCAGAAGATAGGCGTTTTTTCAAGAAAATACAGCCAGATGCAGGATAGGTTAAGAGAGCAGAGAATACGCAGCTGGGAAGAGTCCAACAGGCAATTCGAGGCTGACAGAGCAGTAAATAATACACAGATCGATCGGGAAAGCCCTTCTGAAAGGTTCAGTCGCGAGGCCATTCTTGGCCTTGAAAGACGCTGGGACCCTTATGAAGAGAAGGAGATCGATGTTGAGAGCGGACATGTGGATGTTTGGATAAATGCTCTGGGAGACAGAATCCTCTCTGACAGCTACAATTACAACCCGGATGAACATCTTATGGGCAACTGGAAGAGAATGGAAACACTTTAGAATGGATTTGATCAAAAAATCAATTAAAAAAGAATGGAAACTGGTATGATCATACCAGTTTGAATATGGGGTGGTTCGGGTCCTTAACCTCAAGACCAAGTTCCTTTGCAGTTTCGGCCAGCATGATATCTACCATGGCTGTTGCAGGGAACACTTTGTCAGTGTTCTCAATTGGACCGAAAAGCTGGAAGTTTGAACCGAGCACCTGTGGCACAAGGTTTGTACCTATATCTGCCGGCATGTAGATTGCCTGCTTTTCTTCCTTTGTCTCGAACTTCTTCTTGTAGTTCTTCATCCAGTCCCATGCAGATGCCATGTTGTGGTATCCACCGCCCACAGGAAGACCAAGGTGCCCCTTGATCGCCAGGACTGCTCTCATGGATGCACCGGAACCAGCTCCCAATGGTGTTGCTGCCACATCGACCAATGGTTTTGTGATACCACATTCCTTGGCAATCTCAAGCATTCCCTTTGTCTGGCCTGTACCACCGGTCTCAAGGATCTCGAGCTTACCTTTTACACTTGGGTCAGTTGCATTGAATGCAAGGACAATAGAACAGTTGATGTCACTTTCCCTGACTGCTTCCATCTCGTCCGGGTGGATACTGGCATTGATAGAGTTGTAGATAGCCCTGTCAGCTACACCGATCTCTGTAACGTGCTTCGCGGCTGCTGCACGAACATCGCCTGCTGAAGAGTCGATAAGGAAGGGAGTCTTATCATCAAGCTCAACAAACCAGTCAATGTACTTTGTGATCGCTTCAGGAGTTTCTCCCACGATCTGGTTGACATATGGGTTACCTGTGGTTGCACCCATCTCCTGAATGTTATGCCACAGATTTTCTGCAGCTGCCTTGTCGAATATACCTTTATCTTCATCTGACACGATCTTGTGCCTTGCATAGAACATCGTACCTACAAGTACTGTTGGGTATTCTCCGGGCTGGCCACCGAACTTGACGCTGCCTACCTCGTATACCTCTTGCTTTTTATCAAATCTGAACATTTGTACACCTCTTTATCCAAATAACCATGGTTTTATTGACAGGTAAACAAGGAATATTAGTATTCCGGCAACGGCTCCATACAGTATTCCAATGTCCCTTCCAACCTTCCTACCTATCCTCTGTGCGACTTCACTGTGGACGAACTCTATTTTCTCGTCTATCTTGTTAAGTCTCTCCAGCACTTCAGCGAAATCCGCTGGGTCTGTGACCACGCTGGGTACTCTATCGCTTCTTTCGGTCATTAGTAAATCACCTGCCAGATGATCAATGGAAGAACTACTGCCATAAGAATGGCAAATATAAAACCAGCAGCAAAACCAATGAATCCTGTTGCACTTACACCGGAATCAAGCTTCTGGTTCCTTGCAATGAGCTGGGCGCGGGCCCTTATGTCCGCTACAACATTATCTATAGGTCCCATCTGAGGTGAGATGACCATAGGGACACCTTTATCATATTCCAACTGTTCAGCCATGTTAGTTACCTCCCAGCAGAAGACCCAGTATTGTCAGAGTAATACCCAGGCCGATCATTATACCTTCTACCTTACCGGCATGGACACCTGCATGGAACTTGTTGAGGTTACCGATACCCATCATCTCTTTGTTGACACTGAGTATACGGCTCCTTACAGTAGCCATCTCTGCAGCCATTGGCTTGAGGCCACCTGCTTCTTCCTTCTCTTCTTCTCCTCCCTCCCCTATCTTCAGGAGCATAGGCTCTGCATCATAGGCTCCGGGGTCCTTTGCAGCATACTCTTTGATCTTTGCTACAATTGCATTGGTATCTTCTGTTCCTATGAAGTTGACACATTCGACCTGTTGCTGGAACCTTTCTATGGCTTCTGCCGTAAGGTTCTCTATATAGGGAATAGCACCTACTGCACCAACTATCCTGTTATCTTTAACACCGTTCTGGTGCATCTTCAGGATTGCATCACCGGTAACGTGTCCTTTGACCTCTGAACCGGTTACAATGAGAAATCTTATGTTAGGATTGGAGATTATGTGTACAACTACCTTCTCTATACCCAGGTTCTCTGTCTTACAGGGCCCAGTGATGCAGGCTCCTGCATCAAGTTGAGGACCACCGGTAAGGTGTGAACCCAGGGTGATGACAGCAACACAGTTCTTTACATCTCCTACTTCATATTCACCTTTAAGTACAGGCCACTGTGGTGCTGGCTCTCTCTTATCTACCATCTCAC
This DNA window, taken from Methanomethylovorans hollandica DSM 15978, encodes the following:
- the mtrH gene encoding tetrahydromethanopterin S-methyltransferase subunit H, producing MFRFDKKQEVYEVGSVKFGGQPGEYPTVLVGTMFYARHKIVSDEDKGIFDKAAAENLWHNIQEMGATTGNPYVNQIVGETPEAITKYIDWFVELDDKTPFLIDSSAGDVRAAAAKHVTEIGVADRAIYNSINASIHPDEMEAVRESDINCSIVLAFNATDPSVKGKLEILETGGTGQTKGMLEIAKECGITKPLVDVAATPLGAGSGASMRAVLAIKGHLGLPVGGGYHNMASAWDWMKNYKKKFETKEEKQAIYMPADIGTNLVPQVLGSNFQLFGPIENTDKVFPATAMVDIMLAETAKELGLEVKDPNHPIFKLV
- the mtrG gene encoding tetrahydromethanopterin S-methyltransferase subunit MtrG yields the protein MTERSDRVPSVVTDPADFAEVLERLNKIDEKIEFVHSEVAQRIGRKVGRDIGILYGAVAGILIFLVYLSIKPWLFG
- a CDS encoding tetrahydromethanopterin S-methyltransferase subunit F, which translates into the protein MAEQLEYDKGVPMVISPQMGPIDNVVADIRARAQLIARNQKLDSGVSATGFIGFAAGFIFAILMAVVLPLIIWQVIY
- the mtrA gene encoding tetrahydromethanopterin S-methyltransferase subunit A translates to MVDKREPAPQWPVLKGEYEVGDVKNCVAVITLGSHLTGGPQLDAGACITGPCKTENLGIEKVVVHIISNPNIRFLIVTGSEVKGHVTGDAILKMHQNGVKDNRIVGAVGAIPYIENLTAEAIERFQQQVECVNFIGTEDTNAIVAKIKEYAAKDPGAYDAEPMLLKIGEGGEEEKEEAGGLKPMAAEMATVRSRILSVNKEMMGIGNLNKFHAGVHAGKVEGIMIGLGITLTILGLLLGGN